TTTTTGGTTCCTCAGGATCCTCAACGCTAACTTACTTTCATGAAATAATTCACTTTCAAACAATACCAACttcaatgaagaaaaaaaggagatgcATGTGAATGTGTAGTCAGGTTTAGTTTTCTTCCTGTATCTGATGAATTTTTACAACATAATGAAAAAATATGAAGGTAAAAGAAAAGGATGacccaaagaaaggaaaagagatgaaCTAATCACTCCATCACTCAACGAACCAGAGAGATTTTTGTTATGTGACAATATGGTCATCACCACATGTGAGAGCCTTTATCCACAAGTATCTCAAGTATGAAACAACTGTTTATCCTATCATTTTAACAAATTCCATTtatattttcttcagaaataaaaagtgtgCAAAAAACATCAACATCCCCCCCACCTAAACAAACCAActaaacaaccaaaccaaaccaaaccaaaaacacacacacacacagacacacaaaacccacaaaaaaacccaaaccaaaacaaaaaacccaacaaaccacaaaaatgcACTGAAGAGTTTAAGAACCAGCTGCCTCTGTTCAAGCCCAGCTGTTTTACTATTGAAGCAGCATTGCAAGTGCATGATGTCATCTGAAGGGCCAGCAGATCTGGTTGATCTTAAAAAATATATGGGTCTGGCCTGTCCTCTCTTGAATGTGCAAAATTCCTGTCAGTGAGGAAGGGAGTTGCTCATATGCAGAAAAGAAGATGAAGTAGACTAAATGACCACAATGGATAGAGAGGCATGTAAATTCTGCTACAGAGTGACACAACTATTTTCTTAATATTCTTGCTACAATATAGCAATGTTTCAAAAATTGAAGAGAGGAATGAATAGTCTTGTAATGTCCCCTGTTTGCTTTTGTATAACCCTATAAAGGATGGAAGTAATTCTTTTATTCTAGTTGTTCCATTCTCTCTCTCAATCCATTCATCCAACTGGCCATTCATCCCTTACCCTCCTCCCCAGTTCTACAGTTTGATATGCATGCACAGAGATATTTTTATTGTATACAATTTACTATATATTTAATAATGCCTTGGTTTAGAAGTTGcagggagaggaaaataaatataataaaagcTGCAGCTTGTAAACGGAAGTACAATGTGCATGTTCACAGGCACAGAAAAAGAATGGTTTAATACCTTGGCAGTCACTTAAGAGGATGGCATGATATAAGGTATTCTGAATGCCAAGTAACAATGAAAATCTTAAAGTGATGGAATTCTTTCAATGTCATGGGAACACGATTGTCACTTGTCATTACTGTGCATCTCTCTATTTCTTCATATATCCTAAACTGCCTATTCTTACATAATTCAAAACATTTAATAatgtaaaaaattaattaatatttactGACCTGTCTCTGCTTCTTCGTGACGGGAATGCAGCGTTACAGCCAGCCACTGTGCAGACATGCATCTCTTTTAAATGAACATTTCTGTAGTGAAGCTTCACACTGTAGGAACTCTTGAAACTTTTCTTGCACACATAGCAGATCTTGGGGTCTGGGCTGGAGCACATTTCACCTTCTGGGGAAAACTTCTGTGGGCTGCTGTAGTTGAATGTAGATGCAAAGCTTTCATGAAGGGCAGCCATGCTGGCACTGCCTCCATTGTACAATCCATATTGGCTCATGTAGAACATATCATATGTAGGATCTGCATACTCTTCCTTCACTTTAATGACATCCTGGTTAGAAGAGTCATTGTGGTTTTCATCTGGTCTGTCGCTGTGCATCATGGATTTTTCACTAGGTTCATGGAGGCGGTCATCGCCCTCCATGGATTCCTCACACAATTTGGGCTCTGATGATTCTGACTCATTTTCATAGTCTCTCTCATGTTCCTGGTCTTCTGATGTCATGCTGTCTGCCCTTCTTATGTCTGGCCTGGAAATACATCTGCTTCTGTCAGTTTTGGAAAAATCTTTCACAGACAGACCCGGGCTCATTTCTTCTTGAGAATGGCAGTGATTGTCATGACCAATGTCATTCACCATTGCACTGCTGTCATTCACCTCTTCGTCTTCATCATCAAACTCATCAGCAGTATCAATAACTTCCTTTTCAATTTTAACTGGCATGCTTGACTTCCTTGGCTTCTTCTTGGGGGCAAGGTCAGCATTAGGCTCTGGAGTGGGCATTAGCACTGAAGGTACTGATGACTCTGTAGGAGGAGGGGCATGTTGCTCCATGCCACTCACTGCTGGTATGATTGGACTGGTAGGGAGTGAGGTTGGAGGACTCACCATCTCTCCAGGAGTAAGCAAATTCCTGTAAAAAGGAGGAACAGGTTGGACAGTCTTTAAAGATGGGAACACTAGCTGACTGGGAAGAGGGTTCTGTAGTACAGGATCTAGAGGGGGAGTGGTAAACCCCATTGGCGGACGCCCAGGGCTTGTTAAAGTTAGGTTGGATTTTGTACTTGCTATGACAGGTGTGGCAGCACCTGATGTAGCACGAATTAGATCTTTGTCACGGTTATTCCTTAGCATAGGCATGTGGAGGCGGGGATTTGGGTTAGCACTGTGGCGATTGCGGCTTCTGAGAGAGCTGAAGACCATGTTGCAGCCCTCAATAGTGCACCGGTGCTTGATCTTCAGGTGAACGGCATTGTAGTGGATTTTAAGAGTACCTTTGTCATAGAAAGTTTTGCCACATGCATTGCAAAACACTCTTCCTTTCCTGGAGGCTGACCCCATTCTCCTCATTCTGTGAATGCGGAATGAACTTTTGGTGTGTTCTGGTTTTGACAAATCATTGACAGGTGTAGGCGTCTGAACAGGAGAAACACAGGctggctcagttttgggctcaaCATTTGTGATGCTGGTCAAAGCATTCCTGCTGGATGTTTGCTCATTTTTGAAAGGTGTTGGGGAAACTTCAGATTCACTGCTTTCATTATATTCATTTTGGGTTGTGAGGCTTGGTTCACGGAGCCTCATTGCTGGCTGTTCCAGCAGGAGGCCATTTGgaggcagccccagcagtggAGCAGAGACTGGATTTATATACTGGAATGGAAGTAGGAATGCAAGGCTATTTGGGATATTTTCAAAATGATGAATGCTTGAAGGGTTGCTGTTCTCCAGGTGAGCAAGGAGACTTGGGCTCCTGGTACGATTATTGCTTTCAATAAAAGTCCTTATATCTGAATCTGTCTTTGAAgatggcacagccacagcctgcccttCTTTTTCTTGAATTGCCATCAGCTCCACGATGGATTTGGTCTCTCCAAATCTTAGGAACTGTTGAAGTGTAAtgatctcttcttccctggACATGATGGCCCAGCGGTCCAGCACCTTGCCTGCAGCATCCTAGAGGCCATAtcaaagaaacaacaaagacaaacacaaagaaaaaacttATTGATTCTGCATAATTACTGAATTCAATAGAAAGTGCTCTGCTGCTTGAACATGAAACACTAAGCTCAAAAAACAACATGCAAACAGCATTAATAGAGCTAGACTAAAAAATGAGAACTTTCCAGCCATGTAACTATAGTAATTAGAGTCAGTCAGAGAAATAGATTGAGTTTAATAATGTCAGAGCAAACAAAACATAGACCACAGGGCTCTGTGATCTAAATTGCTTCCAACACCTTTATTTTAACAGCAGTGATTTATGTACAATGCTAATATTTAGTACACATTAGTGTAAAATATTAACTGTGCATTCCCTTGTAAAATACAGAGAACTGGACCTTAAACATATTAAATGGTGAAATTATAAGAATCAGCTAAATAAATGTATTTGATCTACCTGCTTCTTAAATATATGGAGACATAAGACTGAGGTCACTTATGAGTCATCTCCCTAGAAATTTTGATGCAAGGCAAGACTTTAAAATAGTACAAAATGCTTGCATCACAGCAATACTGAAAACCATATTCATTATATATTTGCATCAAAACACAGAAATTGGGGCATGGATTTTAAGTGCAACTGAACTATTGCTGGCAATTGATCATAAGCTTGCAATTTTGGTATGGTTTAGACTTAAGAGATTACTTTTTTGCAGGCTTGTTACAAATGACAGTTAAAAACACGTAAAAAGTAAGCATCTGATGGATGTATATAGCATAAATGTGTAACAATGTTGTCTCTTAACATTGCCTTCTGATAGCAAGGGGAGAATCCAGAGAGAATACACATCAGTAATCACTAGCCTATCTGTTGTTAAATATACATTAAAAAGCATTTCACACTTTCATTTTTGCTAGTAAGCTTGAGATTTGCCTGAAGGTAGGACTTAAAAATTCTGCAATGTAATGTCAGGCAATCCATTGCAGCAAGTATTGataaaaacatattaaaatacTTATATAATGAATACATCATTTTATTGGCATCTTCCCTTTTGGGCAAATGCTGGACATAACATCAGCACAGTAACTATAACCAACAAGCACCGTTGCAGGCCATCAAACTTGAATTATTTCAATGCTTCCTCATGCATTAAACAGTTTGAAAGTCTTGCAAGATACTCCACTGTACGGTCTCAGATCTTTTTATCTGAACACTTTGGACTAAACACTATTGCAAAACCCACTAGCTCTTGTTTGATTATGAAGCTTGTAAATACCTTTCTTTTTAAGTACtcactcccttctcccctccaaaGTCCTGGTCTTATTTATTTCCTAGACTAGTGGAAAATGTGATTTACCCTAAACAATAAAGCATATAGTTATTTGATTTTAGATGGTCCTGATATGTGTCACCTCTCTGGCTACAAAGTTAATGACAAAGTCCAAAGTCTTGTACGTTTCAGTACCGTAGATGCAATTGGAAAACCTTCAGAAAGGCTCCACACATAACCATTCACAATGAATCCTTACAGGACTACGAAGCCCTCAACAGCACTTGATTTTGGAAAATCTGACCCAGCTGACCTAGACAGAAAGCCCCAGAAACTATCTCTATGCAGTAAATATTCAGAATTTATTGACACAGTGATGAAGGAAATGCCATGATGCATTATCATGGTTTTAGCCTTAGTGGGGAAATGTCCCCACCTTTTAACACCTAAAAGCACTGTGGACATCTTTAATTTCTATGTCTTCCCAGTCTTACCTCTCTGTTGGAGCAGTATTTTATAAGCAGTCACAGTTAGTAGAAATCATCTAGAATGCCAAAAAAATTGACCCAACAACAAAtcaaagtgaaataaaacaaagcaaacaaacaaaaaaacaaaagaggtgggggttggggagggGAGCAAAAGAAGGGAGAAACCCTCATCTTTTAAAGATCTAGGATTATATTTTGTTCCCCTCCAACTAACTTTGTCTGCTCTCCCCATGAGAGTGACCTAAAGTGCCTTATATCTACTTCTcccacagctgccagccagTCATAGAGATTTTACATTTTAGTAATTACTACCTGGAACTACATAATCAGACTTGGTGCAGATTTTGGTCTGCAAGCCTTTGCTGTCACATCTGACCCAACCCATATGCAGACATTTCCATTTCCAAGCCACAAGTATTAATTCCTTCTAACTGTTACTTCTGTTGTTTGAAGATGGAAATAACGTCTAATTTACACTGCTTACATCTATTGAATTAGGATTCCTGTCTGCAAcaagctgcaggctgctttgtAATGTACTACTGGCAgtaatttgttttggttttcctttaatTTGTAAATCACTCACAGGCTTATGTAGCAGATGGATGCTTTAccaaaaaattatatttaagtaaataaaaattaaatacagcCAGCATAACAATAACTCAAGAGAATAGCAGGTACAGATCACATAACAGATTCCTACACATAAATGGAAGGTGGTATCACACAGtccctcagccagcagcaatACACTCAGACCTTTGTGTTTACAGAACAGACAGACATTGTCTAAATGTAGGGATTCCCTATGTGCTTTTGGGTAGCTGTTCCACAGATTAACTCAGAGAAGCTTGCACTTGGCTACATGAACTATCTGTCAATGAGATGCCACTatctttgttttatttagttTAAGGACTTGCAGCGAGGAGGGGCAGACCCTCAGTAGATCTTAAGTCCCACTGATATAAAAAATAGCAGTTAAGGATGTGATTGTCATGGGGTTACCCTTGCTGTCATAGAAACAGCAGGGAATCAGAAAGCTGCTCTTAAATGAACTCCTACTGTTATACCTTGTTAATTTTCAGCAAGATGTTGTTCAGCTTTTTCCCACGgtgaaagtaaagaaaaattgTACAGATGCCTCTATTTCATAGAAAACTCATCTTATAGATACTAAATTTCATATGCTTCAATATTTACATAGTGATGGCTTTCCATAAATCATTGTAAGCATGTATTGTgcaaaactagaaaaaaaagtgagtagaaagatatttttttgaTAAAACctaaaattaacaaaaaatgtAACTATTATCCCCTTTGAATTAAGCTATAACTAGCTAGGGATCTCTCTGTATATAGTAATACTTGATTAGAGGGTCAAGTCCTTTCTTACATGTAATCAATTTCTTGTTTCTTACAATCTCTCACACTAAATTTTCTCCCCAAAGACATTAAATCATATTCAAATATTTCATGAAAAAAGATTCCAATttatattacttttttttttagctcacaAATGATGAAGCCAACGTGTGACAACATGTACAAGGAAGTCAGTAATGGGGAGACACTACTGCATGCTTACAGCTGTAAGCCAGGCAGTGGAACAAGTAAGCCCAACTCATACAGCTTACAGAGATACTCTTCCTTTGCCCATTACAgccttattttaattttaattttattttatatcttCCAAGACCatatcatacaatcatagaatactttggattggaagggaccttaaagatcatctagttacaacctcctatcatgggcagggatgcatCCTaccagaccagattgctcaaggttCTATAAAACGTGGCTCTAGCCACTTCTAGGTCTGCAGtctccataacttctctgggcaatctcttccagtgcctcacaactctcatggtaaagaattcttcctcatgtataatctaaatctagcttcttACAGTTTGGAGCCATTacttcttgtcttgtcactacaTGTCTCTgtaaaaatccctctccagctgtcctttaggcccccttcaaatacgtGGAAGGCTTCTGTAAGGCCTCCCTCCAGCCTTCTCTTGaacaagctgaacaaccccaactctcttagtctGTCTTCACaaaagaggtgctccagccctctaatcatctttgtggccttcctgcaGATCTACTcaaacagctccatgtccttcttgtcttGGGGAGCTATGAGCTAGACACATTACTCCAAAAGGAGTCtcatgaaagcagagcagaggagaatcacctcccctgaCATGCTGGCCATGTTTCTTTTGATACACCTTAGAATATGACTTGTTTTCTGGGCTgaaagtgcacattgctggctcatgatgagctgctcatcaaccagcaccccaagcccttctcctcaggactgctctgtATTCATTCATCactcagcctgtatttgtgcttaggattgccctgactcaTGTCAAGGACCCTGCGCTTGTCTTTGCTGACCTTCATGAAGCTGGCATTAGCCCACCTCTCAAGCTAGTCAAAGTCTCTCTGGATGGGATACCTCTTCTCCAGTATCTTgactgcaccacacagcctgctgtcatcagcaaacttgttaAAGCTGCACTAAATCCCACTGTCCACATCACTGACAAAGACACCAAACAGTACTGGTCCTAGTACCAACCCTCAAGGAACATCACTCATTACTAGTCTCCACTTAGACATTGAACCAAGATGATACAAACAGGCTACGACAGAAGATGGACGCAAAGATCACCCTAATTTTTAGGAGCTTAATTGGAGAGAATTACAAATTTCAAGCTTTCAATTCACCCCTAAAACctcctgtgtcagtgtgagctgaaattccccccacaccaacaataatcaggctagctcagtctggaagcgaatgcaagctgtatttacaagcagatctacaacctatgatgaaatgcaatgaatatgtacaaatatacaaaattcacaacatttccaaatatatacaatccacagaaaagtacaaccaagctccctttgcttccccctaaaggggacctttcccaaggggcctccctcccagGGGCTTCGtcccccacacccccctggcagaaagcagaattagctaaagcagaaaagttgttaacttagctcgccaaggtcagtgtgttatattcagccagaagagaagaagaaacagcaaccagacaacccagcaaggaagccctgactgcagactgccctgctttgttttgagtagtagttcttaaacatttctatctacccaatggaattgtttagaacaatcattattttgcttcttacacccaatagtgacttatttacactctttcactttctctgcttgaactttgagaagaaaaattaaagacggtttcaaaccatcacacctcccAATTTAAATACTGCATATTTAGAAAGCAAAGACAGTATGCAGAAACATACAGTATAAACACACACTGTAAGCCTTGAACTTTATTATAGAAATCAGTTGTTTTAAATGCTCACTTTATGTGAGAAGCTCCATTGACTCTTGTGCTTATATTACCTGCAAGGAATTTTGTACGTCTGCACTCACAAAAATACATGTATGTGCATACCCACACATATTTTttgcagcaatttttttttgttgtttctaaCTAGGTAAAATGTATGCATACACCTGGCTGAATTTAGAGTGAGAGATAATTATATAAGAGTtgagaaaggtaaaaaaaaaacgtTTCTTAAGTCTGATGTTCTTGAAAGCACTAAAGAATTATTTTGGGGCACTATTGTGGTAACTTCCAAGAACCACTTGAAATTATATAGAAGAATATGTTGCCAGCCTTCATATTTTCgcatgtgtgtgtatgcacCATAAACTGCTTTTGATGCATACCGGCTAAGTAACATTACAAAATATTACATAGATACATGTTCAGTTAAATATTTAAGCAAGTCTAGTGTTTATCACAAATACTTCTTCTATAAGCACTTCCTAAAGTGCTATGTATTTTCTAGTTGACCTCAAACAAATGTTTTGAGTACAGCTGCAATAGTTGAAATGCAGATTGAAAGACTCATTTGGTCACACTGTAATTGTAGAGGATGGTTTTAATTAGGGtgtagacagaaaaaaaataatatcaaCATTTGTTTCTAATAAAGAAAAGCCTACATAATTTACATTATTTagggtttgttatttttgtttggttgaatTTGCCAGAAGCATCTATTTGCTTCCCAATTAAATTCAGACTGGGTACACCATGGGTAGTCCTACTACCCCTGGGGTAAAAGTTACCAAAACTGTGCAGCAGCACACCAACTCAGATTAGGCATTGTGTAACACCTCTTGCTCATTTTGGCTAATTTGCACTGACCTCTGTAAGAGAGAAGAAATTTCCACAGAAATGTACATTCACACATACTCATTTTTTCTGATAGGTGTCTTTTCAACATGCTGAATCTAACTAACCTTTACTCCTGcaaacatgaagaaaatgtgAGCGTACTTGCTCACAGGGATTATACACATGCAACTGCTATGAGATTTAATGCACCAGACAGCAAATACCCATGGTTAAAACTTTCCTCCTTCATCTTTCATTTCTCATCCACCTCCCATCAACCCGCCTTCACCAACACGCCTACACAACACTGGCATATATAAGTGCCAGTGGTCCTTCCCTTGAGTTATACTGCTGCAgcgcaaaacaaaacaacaaccaaaacccaaaaatatccccaaaaaacaaaccactcaACCAGTGTAGCACTACCAAGTTCTCTCAGTCAATAATGGAAATCTTTATCTTTTGGATTCACTACAGCCTCCACTCTGATAGAAAAATCAAAAGTGACAGATCTTCCCTTTTGACACTCCATTTCTCTTACCTTTTGGACTTGTTTTCTTTGCCCCAAAGACACAGGGTGTGCATGAGGATATCAGAGTGGTACTGCAGGGGTAGAAAGGAAGGCTGTCTTTCTCCAAAGTACTACCCTGGCAGTACATATTCAACTAACAAGTAGAAGGATATTTTAATTACTCATATACATGCTTGTTATTTCCTTTTGCTGCCAGGTTTGTAATGATTAGGCTCATGGTCTCCCTATGCATCCAGCACCAAAAAGCTTTGTATTTTGACCAAAAGGACATCCAAAGACCTTTGCCAATTTTACTAACCCTGACTGCACTTTAGATCCAGAATAATTGCACTTTAAATCCATAGTAATTCCACTACCATGTTGGAAAGTAATTTTGACATAACTTAGCCCTGAAGCATAATGTGGAGCCAAATCTCTTTGAATATATATCGGGGGTACCACCATGGTGGAGCACAGTGGCTGTGTAACAAcgaacagcagcagtgctcaaaGGTTTTGGAGTGAAAGTGAGGAACATGTCCTGCTGGAACTGCAGATGGAACATAAGGAGTTGGAATGCAATAACCACAGCTGAAACCTAGCCAGGACACTGCTGTTAACCACCCACGCTCTCACTAAATGGCCTACAGGGTCTTTATTGACCAAAAGTATGCAAGTTCTCTGTTTTATATCTCATCCCAAAGACATATACCAGCAGCACAAATCCCTGCAcaagcaacctgctggagtgctgGTTCTGGACTAATTTACAAAGACTGGAATGGATTCTCAAAACAGGAATCCATTCAGGGACTGAATGTCCTCACAGGGCACCCCAACTGcaaaataccttttattttttaacgtTCACCAAccttaaaatatatttgaaagcATTGCCTGgaaagaatcacaggatcacaggatgttcagggttggaagggaccttcggagatcatccagtccaacccccctgccagagcaggaccatagaatctagcacaggtcacacaggaatgcatcccgatgggtcttgaaagtctacagggaaggagactccatagtCTCATTGGGGAgacttttccagtgctctgggacactcacagtgaagaagttcctcctcatgttgaggtggaacctcctgtgctgtagtttatatccactacGCCTGCAACCTAGaggagcctgtcccctccctcttcacacccagccctcagatatttataaacatttattaaattccctctcagtcttctcttc
The sequence above is drawn from the Indicator indicator isolate 239-I01 chromosome Z, UM_Iind_1.1, whole genome shotgun sequence genome and encodes:
- the BNC2 gene encoding zinc finger protein basonuclin-2 → MQFGTRTAATDSGFMGTWQNTDTNLLFRMSQQAIRCTLVNCTCECFQPGKINLRTCDQCKHGWVAHALDKLSTQHLYHPTQVEIVQSNVVFDISSLMLYGTQAVPVRLKILLDRLFSVLKQEEVLHILHGLGWTLRDYVRGYILQDAAGKVLDRWAIMSREEEIITLQQFLRFGETKSIVELMAIQEKEGQAVAVPSSKTDSDIRTFIESNNRTRSPSLLAHLENSNPSSIHHFENIPNSLAFLLPFQYINPVSAPLLGLPPNGLLLEQPAMRLREPSLTTQNEYNESSESEVSPTPFKNEQTSSRNALTSITNVEPKTEPACVSPVQTPTPVNDLSKPEHTKSSFRIHRMRRMGSASRKGRVFCNACGKTFYDKGTLKIHYNAVHLKIKHRCTIEGCNMVFSSLRSRNRHSANPNPRLHMPMLRNNRDKDLIRATSGAATPVIASTKSNLTLTSPGRPPMGFTTPPLDPVLQNPLPSQLVFPSLKTVQPVPPFYRNLLTPGEMVSPPTSLPTSPIIPAVSGMEQHAPPPTESSVPSVLMPTPEPNADLAPKKKPRKSSMPVKIEKEVIDTADEFDDEDEEVNDSSAMVNDIGHDNHCHSQEEMSPGLSVKDFSKTDRSRCISRPDIRRADSMTSEDQEHERDYENESESSEPKLCEESMEGDDRLHEPSEKSMMHSDRPDENHNDSSNQDVIKVKEEYADPTYDMFYMSQYGLYNGGSASMAALHESFASTFNYSSPQKFSPEGEMCSSPDPKICYVCKKSFKSSYSVKLHYRNVHLKEMHVCTVAGCNAAFPSRRSRDRHSANINLHRKLLTKELDDMGLDTSQSSLSKDLRDEFLVKIYGAQHQMGLDIREDTSSPAGTEDSHMNGYGRGMSEDYMVLDLSTTSSIQSSSSIHSSRESDVGSDEGILLDDVDGASDSGESAHKADTPALAVGMSTDVSGSLMFNSVSVSNGGIMCNICHKMYSNKGTLRVHYKTVHLREMHKCKVPGCNMMFSSVRSRNRHSQNPNLHKNIPFTSVD